GCCTCGGTCTGCAAAGGCGTGATCTCGGAGACGGCGGTGACGAGGGTGGTCTTGCCGACGCCGAAGCCACCGGCGACCACGATCTTCGTCGCGACCGGGGCCCGGGTGCGGTCCGTCTGCCAGGACTTCAGGTCCTCGTCGGTGTCCACGCCGAAGGCGGTGTCCGCGCCGAAGCCGGTGTCCGCGCCGTAGCCAGTGTCCGCGCCGTGGCCAGTGGCCGCGCCGACGCCGGTGTCCGCACCCACGCCGGTGTCCGCGCCGGCGTTCTCAAAGACGACGGAGTCCATTCAGCACCCTTTCGAGCAGAGCGCGGTCCGGACGGCCGGTGCCGTGACCGGTGCCGGTGCCGTACACACGGATCTTTCCCTGGTCCGCGAGGTCGCTGAGCAACACCCGGACCACACCGAGCGGCATCTTCAGCAGCGCGGCGATCTCGGCCACCGTGCGCATCCGGCGGCAGAGTTCGACGATGGCCCGCAGCTCCGGCATGACCCGGGTGTTGAGGGAACCATTCATCAGTTCCTTGCGCTCCTCGGCGGCCTCGAGCGCGTTGGTGCTCGCCACGAACGTCTCCACGAGGAGGACGTGGCCGAAGCGGGTACGGCCGCCGGTGAGCGAGTAGGGGCGGACGCGGGCGGGCTTGCGGTCGCCGCCGCGGACGGGGAGGTGGGGACGATCGGTCATCGGGGACTCCCTGCCGACTGGGTCTCGCTCTCCAGGGATTTTCGGAGCTCGCTGCGGAGTTCGGGGGTCAGGACATGGCCGGCGCGGCCCACGAACAGGGCCATGTGGTACGCCACGACGCTCATGTCGCAGTCGGCGGAGCCGTGCACACCGAGCAGCGAGCCGTCGCTGATCGACATCACGAACAGGCTGCCCTCGTCCATCGCGACCATCGTGTGCTTCACCGGGCCGGACTCCATGAGCTTGGCGGCGCCGATGGTGAGGCTGCCGATGCCGGAGACGATGGTGGCGAGGTCGGCCGACGATCCGCGCGGGCCCTTGGGCCCGGGGGTGGGGGTGCGGGCCTCGTCGTTTCGGCCGGGGTCGGAGGAGAGCAGGAGCAGGCCGTCCGATGAGACCACCGCTACTGACTGGATGCCCGGCACCTCCTCGACCAGGTTCGTCAGCAGCCAGTGCAGGTTGCGGGCTTCACTGCTCAGTCCGAAGGTACTGGGCGCGGTCAACTGCTTGCCTCCTCGGGAG
This DNA window, taken from Streptomyces sp. NBC_00663, encodes the following:
- a CDS encoding DUF742 domain-containing protein: MTDRPHLPVRGGDRKPARVRPYSLTGGRTRFGHVLLVETFVASTNALEAAEERKELMNGSLNTRVMPELRAIVELCRRMRTVAEIAALLKMPLGVVRVLLSDLADQGKIRVYGTGTGHGTGRPDRALLERVLNGLRRL
- a CDS encoding roadblock/LC7 domain-containing protein; this encodes MTAPSTFGLSSEARNLHWLLTNLVEEVPGIQSVAVVSSDGLLLLSSDPGRNDEARTPTPGPKGPRGSSADLATIVSGIGSLTIGAAKLMESGPVKHTMVAMDEGSLFVMSISDGSLLGVHGSADCDMSVVAYHMALFVGRAGHVLTPELRSELRKSLESETQSAGSPR